In Prionailurus viverrinus isolate Anna chromosome D1, UM_Priviv_1.0, whole genome shotgun sequence, the DNA window CAATGGCCATATGTTCACAGTAGCAGTGGGAGATGATGATTGTATGGTAAAACTGAAACCGGCATTTTATCAGTACTAAAGATGGGGCTACAAGAAGGGCAGCCCTGAGTGTTACCACAGCTGCTATTTGGGTGACTAGGTGGTGGGTGAAGATGGCAGCATGTCTTAGTGGATAACAGATGGCCACATAACGGTCCAAAGCCATGGCCAACAGGATGCCTGACTCTATGCCTTGAAATGTGTGGATGAGCCCCATTTGAAGCAAGCAAGAATCAAAATAAATCTCTGGCACATGAAACCAGAAGATTCCAAGCATCTTGGGCACAATGCTCGTGCCAAGGACAATATCTGTGACTCCCAGCATGCCTAGAAAAATGTACATGGGCTCATGGAGGCTGCGCTCTGACCTGATGATGATCAGAAGCAAGGAGTTTCCAATCATAGCAATGAGATACATGACACAGAATGGAATCCCAATCCAGCACTGCACAGTCTCTAGGCCTGGGATCCCTATCAGCGTCAACACAGAAGGCCTGAAGACTGTGATGTTGGAAACGGACATAATGTCCTCCGGCCTccagatgaaaatgaaagaagcTTCTCAGTCAGTGGCACTCTTCTACTCCTGTTTTAATTCAAAATCATCATAGTGAGTCTCTGTGATTTTGGCAGAACTCTAAGATCTTCTCATTCATCTCGTTTATATTATCAAAGGAAAAAGATCCATAGATACACATCACTGTTTTCAAGAAGGACATCCATAAGTGTGTACCACAGTAAGAAGCTATGTACAAGGCAGGGCAACTGCATTAGAACCACCCAGATCACGTGGTAAAGGAATAATTTGTTGATCTTTCTGTTATGTCCTTCTGGACCTGCGGATAAAATAGATATACTTGTTTATTTGCTTGGATATTGCACTTTAATCAGATTTTAACAAATCTCTCCCTATCCCACATTTCAGCTGACCTTAGTGTTCTAATTATTTTCCCCAAACCCTCTGAGTCAGAAACTGTCAGTTTGGACAATCACATAATCAGATTCTAACGagtattttgctttaaaaagtttCCTATGAAAGAGAAGTGAGATAGAAATAGCTTCACCCATGAACATAATATATTTAGATACCTGTAtctatgttttatgtatttatgtaggACTGgctgtccttttttaaaaatgtgaaatagagCTTGAGAAAAGATGATCAAATCCATGTAATTTTAATCTAAATCAAAGTTCCATGTTGATTTTTACATtataagtaaaactttattttattttccctatgtAAGTAATAGCAGAATTCTTTGACAGGAGTTGTACacataaaataatgcaaattgtGAAATAAACACTACAGAATGATTAGAAGGGAGGAATCTCTAGAAGGCAAAGAAATCTAGAGAAACAAGGCATAGGCAAGAGGACTCATTCTTGCTGACTAGGGGATATAGGTGAACAGGTAACTTAGCCAGAATAAAGGTTAGTTTCTGGGGTTGAAAGTGCTCAGGGTTACTATCGCCAAAAGATCGGCAAGTTTAGGCTCATTGATTCTTAATAATATGCAGACCATTTGATTGCTTCACTCATATTGTGAGCTCAAgcctaaaaaatgaataaaaataaaggggtgaaaagacagtctccttaaGAGGAGTCCAAGATAGAAGTAGAAATGGAAGACAGAAGGCAGACCTTGGGGTTCCAGAAATGATGCAGGAGAGAGGGCTGTAGAGCAACTAAGGAAACTTTAGTTGCTTCGATTCCCTGATGACTGAATTTCCTCAAAACTTGGGTTCTTAGTCCCTATATGAACGTTCTTTCCCGATAAAGATCATTGCTTTAAGAATTgcatatgtggggcgcctgggtggcgcagtcggttgggcgtccgacttcagccaggtcacgatcttgcgctccgtgagtccgagccccgcgtccggctctgggctgatggctcagagcctggagcctgtttccgattctgtgtctccctctctctctgcccctcccccgttcatgctctgtctctctctgtcccaaaaataaataaatgttgaaaaaaaagaattgcatatGTAAAATCATGAAATTCTCAAGTTATACAATAGAAAAATATCTGCTGGGtgcaagggtggctcagtcagttaagtatcccattctgtgttgttgttgttattgtttttaatgtttatttattttgagagagagaatgcaagcaggggagcggggagtggggggtgggtgcaGAAGATCTActcacagcagagagctccatgcagggctccagctcctgagctgtgaggtcatgaccttagctgaggTTGAGGCTTAAGGGACTGCAACTgcaccactcaggtgccccacactttCAACTtttcatcttggctcaggtcatgatctcatggttaaggGACTGAGCTCCGAAACAGGCTGtgcattctttctcctctctctgctccttatcATGCtcctctctaaacaaacaaacaaacaaacaaacaaccatttaagaaaaaatagttgCTATCCTGTATAAAACAACGTTTAgttatttcattcattcctacTGTCTCCAACACTGTTGCATTATGTCAGCAAGCTCATGATCATCTAAACATATACTGAATGTTAGGgtcactggggtggctcagcaggtAAAGCAATTGactttgggttcaggtcatgatcttgtggttcatgagtcaagccctgtgtcgggctctgttctgacaccttggaggctggagcctgtttcagattctctctctctctctctctctcaacccccactgctcatgtgtgctctctctctctctctctctctctctctctctctctctcacacacacacacacacacacacacacacacacgcacacacacacacataaagtaaacattaaaaaaattttaggggtgcctggctggctcagtcggttgagcattcgacttcagctctggtcatgatctcacagatcgtgagttcaaaccccgtgttgggctctgtgctgacagcttggagcctggagcctgcttccgattctgtctccccctctctctgcccctaacccactcgaattcttcctctgtctctctcaaaactaaacattaaaaacattatttttaaaaatttaaacatataccGAAAGTCACCAAATATACCAGTAATTCAGCAATAGCTGTGGTTTATGCTGCTAAAACTCTAGTGACGTATCATAGTCAGAAGGACCATTTATGAAGACAGGCTGTATCACCTGACATATATTTAGGATAGACTAGTCAGTCAGAAAAGTCCTTCATTTCCAAAGCATAGAAATCCTTTAGAAATGATGACCTTGTCTGACCTATTCAAGAGTTAGGAGCTGACATAGGAACATTACCTGACAGGTGCAGACGGTGGGAAGGCAGGTGGGAGAGGATCTGCATGATTACAgagcgggagggggggggtggagtgGTTATCATTGGAAAAGCTGGAAATGAAACATTATGGGGTGAATTTGGCCAGAGTGAGACTTCCTTGCCCTTTCCTGTTGGGAGCCAGTTCTGCTCTTACCAGACACTTGAAGACCAAGGTCACTCTTCATAATACAATCACTCAGCACTCACTTGTCATCCACTCTTTCTCATCCTGAGATTCTCATCTCATTCACTTCCATCTCATGCTGGCCATGCCTCTTCTTTCTATCTGCACCCTCTGTAACAGCCCTCTTCAATGTCATGAACGCTGAGCCATTTGCTGCTGGGCTATCTGCCAATACGTGGGAAGTATCTCTGTGAGaacctttcttgcttttcttctgttgctGCAGAACAGACATGCTCCTTGTTCTGTCAGTTTATCTGAGATCATGTTGCTGGGTTCATCTCCACCAAAACTCCCAGCAAGGTTTGTACTGTGCTGAGGCAGGAGCATAAATTTATTGAACTCAAACTGTAGAGGAAAGCCCCTGACCACCACTTGTAATGTTCCCCAGTGAATGTGAGAAGGACCAGGTCTGAACATGGACTGAGAGATTTCCTAGCCAGTAGCCCAAGCCACAGGAGGCCCAGCAGCTCATAATTAAGCCCCCTTGGGTCCAATCACATCTCATGTCTCTGAAATCATTTCTAAAACTTGCAGAATCTCCTTGCTCTCCTCTTTTCGCTTTCCCACGGGGTAAATGCAGAGAAATTAAAGTACCCATGTTGTGTTTTTTAAGAGTTCAGTTCCTTTCCTGCTGTCCTCCTTTGGAAAAAGATCTAAAGCACCTTTAAATGTAGGCATGTTTCTATGCCATGAATTCTATAAGTATCCTTTTGACCCATCTTTCACTTAGGcacttctggaaagaaaaatctgtatCCACCAGGGCTTTCTATCACATATTTCCCTCTAATTCTCTTGCAGTCTCCTtcctcagatttttattttattgaagcgATTTTTGTAAATTCAGTGATTTTCTCAGAATGACCAGTTATGATGGACATTTCTAAATCCTTCCATACTGAGCCGTGAATCAGTTGTTGCATATTGGACTGAACTTCTCCATCCCTCCTTTTCataaatttctttgcttttcttgcaCTTTTCCTTCGGATTGCAGGTGTTTTATGCTTCATAGATGTGAGGGAATCATGCCATTTTGAACTTGatgcaaataaaaagaagatatgatatatgctttcaaatttttagaaatgtggtGAGAAGAATTAGCATATCTTTAATCATGTGAACAAATGATGAGTTCTAAAAGAACCAGACAAACTTATACACATTGTACCTTTCTCCTTGATATGATTTACCTGGTTTCCATACCTTTCTTGTATGTTGCTCACCTTAAGAGGTACTTAAAGTAATGTAGAGATGCTGGCAAATTTAGGAAGAATACCTTCAGTATGATGGAGGAAGACATTCATAATGGATTGCAGGGAGAATAAGAGGTGGAGGTCAAAGGGCAAGGGGGGCTTGCATGCTCTTTCCACAATTCAGTCTGTAAAGGAGACTGATACCATGGCATTGAGTCATGTTGACTGCAATTGATTCAGAGGTCAAACTGTCACATGTTGCCTAAGAATAGCTCATTGTTaagtcattaagaaaatttagactattttatacttttgtttcctttttcttcctctcttctactGACTTTACTTCGATAGatatactttcctttttcctACAGTTGTAAGGGTTGTGGGCGGTAGGCTAATGAATCATCTTTAAAGGATcatcatttgaaaatgttctggttgggggtgcctggttggctcagtctgttaagtgtccgtcttcagttcaggtcatgatccagttcctgggtttgagccctgagtcgggccctgtcttgacagctcagagcctggagcctgctttagagtctgtgtctccctctccctgcccctcccccactctttctctcccccttgctctagctttctcactctcactctcactctaaaaataaataaacattgacattttttaaacGTTCTGGTTTCTTCtagcaattttataattttagatatttcatttagttttataatccatttcaagttaactGTTGTATAGTAAAAAGGTTGATTTTGTCTGGATATAGATATCAGCATTATTTGTACAGAAGACTTCTTTCTCTGTTGAACAGCCATGATATTATTTATGATCTCAATTGACCCCATATGTAGACCTTAATTTCTTGACTCTGTATTCCACATGATTTAGCAGTGATTTTGGCAATATGAGtctcttaattactgtagctttcttaaaataaaggaTGGACAGGAAATTGATGTAATTGATTTTACTCTGCTAAAAACCTGGATTGCAAGATTGATGTATTATTCTTCATCGTGAATACGAATCAGTATTTTGGGGAAAAACTTGAGTCATGTTTTTGAACTTAAAATCCATATACAGAGCTTTAGCAGGCAGCATGAAATTAGTGGGGTGATTTCACACATTTCTATGAGATTTCATGGGAAGTGAATGACTAATAAAATCTAAGCAGTTATTGAGAAAATTCTACCATGAACAGTGTAGTTGCTTTATTTAGATAATTGCCTTTATTCTTCAAAGCATCAAAACTAAACTGCATTTCATCTCCTATTTACAAATGAGTAAATTTAATTCAAACAGGTCAGGACACAAAAAATGTCCCAtacatattaaaagtaaaatagctAGAATTTGGATTTAAGTatacctatttaaaattttttccatgtttctttttgagagagagacacagacagacagacaaagcatgagcaggggagaggcagagggagggagagacacagaactcaaaaaaggctctaggctccatgctgtcagcatagaggtcAGCAAAGGGTTAGAACTCACagagtgagagatcatgacctgaactgaagtcagaggtttaatcaaatgagccacccaggtgccctgggggacTTAAGTATATTTAATTCAATCATCCAACATCACATTGCAGACTTACTTCTTGCAAGTACCACCTTTTCACTGTGTGACTTTAATAAACTTGCATAAGTTCTTTGAGTTTCTTCAATTATATAATGAGAATCATAATACTAACTAGTTAACAGGATTGTCATGGAGATTGCCACTAATTATTGCTGTGGGATGGCTTCTGAAACTATCTGGAAAAATTAAGAACTGGGTCCAAAAAATATCCTTGTCCATTTTGGTGATTGCAGTGAATTGGGCACTTTCAAAGACAGATgtatacaaaatggaagaaaactcaataaagtgaatgaattatataaaaacagaaaaaattatatacatgatGCCACCCATCAACTTACATACTTATCACTTGTTCTAAGACAAAGACCTTGATACTCAGTAATTCTTCAAGGCTCTGGTTTAAAAGAACATTCATTCTAGTTTGTGGAAAGTCACAACCATGTAGGAAACAAAGGTGTGTCCTGCAGACCCTGTCTAGGAAGTTTATCTCAAAttgttccttccctccctcccttcctgttgATCAAAAGCAGGTCTCCTAATGTCTACTACTGGAAGATTGGTGTCTACCAGAGCTATGACAAAAGTAGAGGCTTACATATTTTAGTCATTTCCTGCTGAAACCACTGTTTTCAGGTCACTGTTTTTTCTACCCATtagctaattaaaaacaaaatggtttctTAAAGTCAAATAGTTTTGACTGCAAATATTTGTTCTGTGTACTAAATTATTTTCACCTGTGTAAATCACTTCGTAAGGAGCCAGTTGAAAGGTATGTCTTCTTCAGGGCACACACTCAAAGAATATTTAGTATCAGCACAATTAGTATGTTTCCAAATTGTTTAATTACAAAACTTTAAACAGGCACAAAACAAGCATTATAATGAGATTCCATCTACCCGTCACCGGGTTCAATAATTATCAACATTATACCATTCTTTTATCTTCCATACTCACAGCCAGTATCTACCTCAAtagttattgttattactattatcgtcatcattattattatttagaggGTTAGAAGTAAAATTGACATTCATGGAAGTGTGCAAATCTTAGCTGTACCATTTTGACAAATGAATACAACTATGTAGCTTACAATCTTAACATACGTATGGCATTTCCATCTTCTGGCAAATGTTCTCATGTGGTTCCCCAGTCATTCGGTCCCCTCTACATCCATCAGAAGTAACCACTTTCGCAATACACCCATTATAATAATAACACACACTCTTTTGTGTCCTGATTTTTTTCCACTCACAAATATCTATCCCTGAGTTGCATGTACTTGGAAACAAAAACATCCCCAGGACCCAATCTGCCTATCCCTCggggaataaaaacaaaggaatcaAGTATTTAAGTATTGAATGGTCAAATGATGTCCTCACCAGGAAAAATCTCATGGCCCATGCCTCCTTCTAAAAGCTTACATCAAAGTAATGACATTCTCTATTTTCAGGGAGAAAGGTGAGGCtacttctccttctccatctACTAAACCTTGTAGCTTATTCATAAGCAATAATAAACTatggaatttttccatttgcagGGCTCATATCCAGCCAATAAGACCTGATGTAAGTTCCTATGTTCTTAGTGGATTATCTGTCTTGATTAGACCTCATCCCAGTTTCTAGTCAGTGTACGGACAATGCTGTTGCAAATTTCCTGGGTATAATACTATGGACGATCCGATTGACCacaggggggaagaaaaggtagGCATTGGCCATGACAGATTGGAGAAGTGGAGGTAATTGCCACCCAAAAGGAAGCAGCAAGGAGAAGCTGATCATGGGCACATAGTACACAAGAACAGCACAGACGTGTGACACACTTGTTGAGTGCCCTCCACTTCCCAACCCCAGAAGCTACTCCCAGTACCCTATGAAGAATCAACACCTAAGGAACAATGAAGAAAGAGTCCAGCCCAAATGTGGAGGTAATGACAAACAGACCCAGGATGCTATTGGGGCAGATGTCTCCACAGGGCAATTTGATTAGATCTGAATGCAGACAGTAAGAGTGTGTGAGGGTATTGTAGCCCCAGAAAAGCAGACCTTTCACGGGGAAGAGCAGTGGGAACATGAGTACCGCACTTCATAGAGACACCAAGCTCAACAACAGCCAGCATGGCCAGAAAGAGGTACATGGGTTGGTGCAAAGCAGGGTCAATCCGGATGATGGAAAGAATGGTGCCATTTCCTAGGAAAATGATAATGTACACCAGGCAGAAAGGGATAGATATCCAGATGTGCTCTGCTTCTTCCCTGGAGTGCCAACAAGGCTGAAGGTTGCAGGTGTGCACTCAGTGGAACTGTCGAAAATGCCATGGCAAGACTTCATTTGAAGATACAGGGAAACACGTGGGGACTGGCGAATGTCAGTCTCTGGTCAGTTATTGTATGTCAAATGTCAAGCTCTTGATATCATATTTAAGATATTCCCTTacaaaagagatggaaaatgtaTTTCTGAAAGAAGGACACATGTAAAGCACACTGTGTGGGAGAGAAATGTGTTTAGATGCAGGGCAGAGTGTTTCTACATGGGCCACATGCCAAACAAAAAAGGCATTGACAGAAATCTCCACAGGGTCATTTAGGGCAGTGAAGGTGGTGATAATAAGCATAGAAATGACAGCTTCCTGTGGAAATGGAAGACTGAAGGATCTGGTAACTTTCTGCAGTTTGTACAAGAGTGATGGAAGTAGCAAAAGTAATTTAGCACAGTGATAAAGATAGTTCATGGTTCTAACACTTAATGACTTGTGATCTTGGAGAACCACTTAAGTTATCTGAGATCCAAGTATTTACATAAACAAATAATACTTAtataagataatgtatgtaaattgtTTACCGTTATATTTGGAACAGTAAATACTcaacacaggaaataaaaggaacaatTAAGTCTCTTAGAAAAGGGGAGTAGTTTCTCCCAGTTTTTAGAATTTTCCAATGCCCTTATTTAACTTACCAGTTCACTCTTTCTCCCCCTACTCTCCATGGATGATGCTGAAACCTTCTCTATATTTTGTAGGAGGGTAAATGTCTCCTGCTGGAACCTGGGGCCAAAGCTGAGAGCAACACCAAAGCCATTAGGGTCTCACAGGCTGAATATGATGGCGAGGATGGAGTTTAAGGTGAGTGTTCTTTATCTGGGAACAAGTTCATGAACACTAAAATTCTACTCATCAGTAGCAGAGCCTTGGGTGTTAAGGTTAGGAGCCAGAGGTGGAATTCAAGATCAGGCTTGAGATAGAGATGGTGAGTGAAAATGGGACAGAGATTTTAATAGAGTTGACAGAAAgaacaaggagaaaggagagaaatttaACTCCATCTGGAATTTGTTTTGGGGACTTGGGTGACTAAGGATTTCATTTAGTTATTCACACACGTAGAAACCATTTTTAACACATGTGTTAATAGATAGCCTGGTGTTTCCTCAACTATTTTGAGCAACTATAGGTctcattttaaatctttatgtAAATGTAGATCTATATCTTGATTCTGTATCCTGCTTTTGGGTCCAATGCTTTTTTGTCAGAGTCACAGTGCTGCAAGTATCTGATTTTATAATACATAAGTCCATATCTAAttggtcaaatattttttttaatttttctgtctaatttttatgtttcttcttttacaCAAACACTACAACTCAGAATGCATAAAACTAGAGCAATGACACAAATATAAAAGTTACAATCATAAAATTCTTGGGAAAAAACATAGAGGtaaattttcatgaccttggattgCACAACAGATTCTCAAATGTCACACCAAagcatgaggaaaaaaataaacaacatagataaatggacttcatcaaaattaaaatttcaacacCATCAAATAACATTAAC includes these proteins:
- the LOC125146483 gene encoding olfactory receptor 52A1-like, with translation MSVSNITVFRPSVLTLIGIPGLETVQCWIGIPFCVMYLIAMIGNSLLLIIIRSERSLHEPMYIFLGMLGVTDIVLGTSIVPKMLGIFWFHVPEIYFDSCLLQMGLIHTFQGIESGILLAMALDRYVAICYPLRHAAIFTHHLVTQIAAVVTLRAALLVAPSLVLIKCRFQFYHTIIISHCYCEHMAIVKLAAENVRVNKIYGLFVAFTIAGFDLIFITLSYIQVFITVFRLPQKEARLKAFNTCIAHICVFLQLYLLAFFSFFTHRFGAHVPPYIHILFSSLYLLVPPFLNPLVYGAKTTQIRIHLVKMLCSYNVL